Within Vidua chalybeata isolate OUT-0048 chromosome 26, bVidCha1 merged haplotype, whole genome shotgun sequence, the genomic segment TCAGGGGGTCTCAGGGGGGGTTCAGACCCCCCGTGCTCACCAGTAGTCCGGCCTGGGCACTGGCCTGTCCCGGtagagctcctccagctccgCGTTCTTCTTCCGCAGGTACTGCGGGGCGGGAGGGGAACGGGGCCGTGAGGGGATCCCAGAGGGAACGGGGATCCCACGGCCGATCCCAAAGGGAAAGGGGCAGCGAGGGGATCCCACGGCTGATCCCAAAGGGAAAGGGGCAGCGAGGGGATCCCACGGCCGATCCCAAATGGAAAGGGGCAGTGAGGGGATCCCAGAGGGAACGGAGATCCCACGGCCGATCCCAAATGGAAAGGGGCAGCGAGGGGATCCCACGGCCGATCCCAAAGGGCACGGGGCCCGATCCCGACCCCACTCACCTCGCGGTCGGGGATGACGGAGCTCTGCCTGCTGACCAGAGCCCCGATCTGGCTCCCCCTGGGCCGGGACTGGAAATAGCGATCGGATTCCTCCTCGGGCAGGCGCCGCACCGAGCCCTCGACCCGCACCTGTGGGGCAGCACCGAGCCCTGAACCCACACCGAGCCCTCGACCCGCACCTGTGGGGCAGCACCGAGCCCTGAACCCGCACCTGTGGGGCAGCACCGAGCCCTAAACCTGCACCGAGCCCTCGACCCGCACCTGTGGGGCAGCACCGAGCCCTGAACCCGCACCTGTGGGGCAGCACCGAGCCCTGAACCCGCACctgggccagcacagctccaaagGTGCCCCCGAGCACAGAACTGCCCCATTCCCTGATTTTCCACCCAAAAACCGCAGCCACCCCCACCCTGCCTCAGCCCAGCGCCCACCCGGGGGTGACCccagccccaaattcccccccaggggtgaccccagccccaaatcccaggccCAGGGCCGCGGGACCCCCCTCACCTGCCGGCAGAGCGGCTCCCAGTAGAAGACGAGGGAGGCGAAGGGATTGGAGTCCTGGCGGGAAGAGGAGGGAGCTGGCGGATCCCGGAATTCCAGatttatcccaaaattcctccttcccagccctcagcagctccaggaattCCGGATTTATCGGGatttaccccaaaattcctcctccgccagcccacagcagctccaggaatttgggatttattgGGATTTTATCAGGATTTTATCAGGATTTATTAGGATTTATTGGGATTTATGTGATTTATCGGGATTTCTGGTGTTCCCCAAccctcagcagctccatgaTTTATTGGCATTTTCCAGGATTTATCAGGATTTATCGGGATTTATCAGAATTTCACAGGATTTCAGGGTGTTTTGGTGTTTCTGGGTGCTTTTGGGTTCCCCAGCCCTCACCAGCTCCAGGATTTAACAggattttccaggattttccagGATTTCCCAGGATTTATCGGGATTTATCGGGATTTATCGGGACTTATCaggatttcccaggatttcagGGTGATTTTGGGTGTTCCCGGGTGTTTTTGGGCTACCCAGCCCTCACCAGCTCCAGGATTTTTCAGGATTTATCAGGATTTTCCAGGATTTATCAGGATTTCCCAGGATTTATCGGGATTTATCAGGACGTATCaggatttcccaggatttcagGGTGATTTTGGGTGTTCCCGGGTGTTTTTGGGCTACCCAGCCCTCACCAGCTCCAGGATTTTTCAGGATTTATCAGGATTTTTCAGGATTTCCCAGGATTTATCGGGATTTATCAGGATTTCCCAGGATTTATCGGGATTTATCGGGACTTATCaggatttcccaggatttcagGGTGATTTTGGGTGTTCCTGGGTGTTTTTGGGCTCCCCAGCCCTCACCAGCTCCCGGCCCTTCCTGCTCTCGTAGTTGCTGAAGAAGCGCAGCCCGTCCGGCCCGAGGCCCTTCAGCAGCACCATGCGGGCCGAGGGCCGCCCGTCCCTGCGGGGACAGCACGGGTCagcccagtgtcaccagtgtcacctgtgtcacctcagtgtcacctgtgtcacctgtgtcacctcagtgtcacctgtgtcaccccttCAGCAGCACCATGCGGGCCGAGGGCCGCCCGTccctgcggggacagcgcgggtcagcccagtgtcacctgtgtcacctcagtgtcacctgtgtcacctgtgtcacctgtgtcacctcaaTGTCACCTCaatgtcacctcagtgtcacctcagtgtcacctcagtgtcacccctTCAGCAGCACCATGCGGGCCGAGGGCCGCCCGTccctgcggggacagcgcgggtCAGCCCAGagtgtcaccagtgtcacctcagtgccacctcagtgtcacctgtgtcacctcagtgtcacctatgtcacctcagtgtcacctgtgtcacctcagtgtcacctcagtgtcacctgtgtcacctcaatgtcacctcagtgtcacccctTCAGCAGCACCATGCGGGCTGAGGGCCGCCCGTCCCTGCGGGGACAGTGCGGGTCagcccctgtgtcacctgtgtcacctcagtgtcacctcagtgtcacctgtgtcacctcagtgtcacctcagtgtcacctgagtcacctcagtgtcacccgtgtcacctgtgtcacctcagtgtcacctcagtgtcacctgtgtcaccctcTGAGTGTTACCTCTGTGATCTgtgtgtcacctcagtgtcacctgtgtcacctcaatgtcacctgtgtcaccctcTGAGTGTTACCTCTGtcaccccctgtgcccccctgtgccccggtgtcccccccgtgtccccgcgctgtccccccccgtgtccccgcgctgtcccccccgtgtccccgcgctgtcccgctgtccccgtgtcacctGCCGCAGGTGGCCAGGCACATGGCGTTGGGCTCGGCGATGCCGGGGCACTGCAGCGCCTCCTGCAGCCACGCCTGGAGCTGCGCCAGCGGCTCCAGCGACACCAGGTGACACTCCTCGAACgcctggggacaccgggcaGGGGtcagggacaccgggggggggtcagggacaccgggggacactCCTCGAACGCCTGGGGACACCGGGCGGGGGTCAGGGACACCggggaggggttggggacaccgggcggggggggtggggacaccgggggggggtcagggacaccggggaggggttggggacaccgggcggggggggtggggacaccgggggggggtcagggacaCCGGgcgggggggttggggacaccgGGCGGGAGGGTTGGGGACACCGGGCAGGGGTCAGGGGACACCGTGTGACACTCCTGGAAtgcctggggacacggggacacccgGGGGGCGTTTGGGGACACGCGGGGGGGGCACATGGCGCTCGAGGGCACGGCCAGCGCaggggacagagcggggacagcactgggggacagcgaggggaaggtggggacaccccagggcctggggacactctggggggGTCACCCTGGCTGGGGGTGTCACCAAGCCTTGGGGACactcttgggggggggggggggtcactcTGCCTGGGAGCTGTCCCCAAGCCTTGTCCCCCCTGGTCCCCCGCGCTGTCCCCCCgtgccaggtgtcccccaggccCCTCCGGTCCCACCtcgctgtccccccgctgtccccccgctgtctcgctgtcccgctgtccccccgctgtcccgttatcccctctctgtccccgcgctgtcccccGGTGTCACCTCGCTGTCCCGTTATCCTCtctctgtcccgctgtcccccgctgtcccgctgtcccgctgtccccccgctgtcccccggtgtccccccgctgtcccccggtGTCACCtcgctgtccccccgctgtcccgctgtcccccgctgtcccccgctgtcccccgctgtccccccgctgtccccccgctgtcccccggtGTCACCTCGCTGTCCCGTTATCCTCtctctgtcccgctgtccccccgctgtcccgctgtcccgctgtccccccgctgtcccccggtgtccccccgctgtcccccggtGTCACCTCGCTGTCCCCCGGTGTCACCTCGCTGTCCCGTTATCCTCtctctgtcccgctgtccccccgctgtccccccgctgtcccgctgtcccccgctgtccccccgctgtccccccggtgtccccccggtgtcccgctgtccctctgtcccccggTGTCACCTCGCTGTCCCCCGGTGTCACCTCGCTGTCCCGTTATCCTCtctctgtcccgctgtccccccgctgtccccccgctgtcccgctgtcccccgctgtcccccgctgtccccccgctgtccccccgctgtccccccgctgtcccgctgtcccgctgtcccccggtGTCACCTCGCTGTCCCGTTATCCTCtctctgtcccgctgtccccccgctgtcccccgctgtcccccgctgtccccccgctgtccccccgctgtcccgctgtccctctgtcccccggTGTCACCTCGCTGTCCCCCGGTGTCACCTCGCTGTCCCGTTATCCTCtctctgtcccgctgtcccctctctgtcccctcactgtcccgctgtcccccggtgtccccccgctgtcccccggtGTCACCTCGCTGTCCCCCCGGTATCTCTTCCTCAGCCGCTCCAGCTCCATCGCGGCCTCGCGGAGCCCAGCACCGCGCCGGGGGCGTGGCTAAACACGGACACGCCCCTCCCCGTCCGACACAGCCAATAGGAAGCGGCACAGCGCGCGCGCCGCCGGAGGAGCTGGCGGCCcattggaggaggaggaaggggcgGGGACAAGAGACCCGGAAGTAGTGGCAGGGTATGGAGAGGCACGCGCGGCTCTTAAAGGGGCCGCGACCtcgggaggggacacggggggacacggggacactcggggacattcggggacactcggggacattcggggacactcggggacattcggggacactcggggacactcggggacactcggggacattcggggacactcggggacactcGGGGATGGGATCTCTGGGGATGGGTGGGGGGGATCGTGAtgagggacaggggctgggaaaTGTGGGGACAGcgatttggggacattgggatatttgggatgctgtgacaagggacagggacGTGGGGACGGGGATTTGGGAACGcggggacagggatttggggacagggatgtggatATGGCATGTCTGGGGTGTTGTGACAAGGGACAGGgagatttggggacagggatttggggacatggATGTGGGGATAGgaatttggggacagggatttggggacagggtcTGGGagaggtggggacagggatttggggacagggatctggggacagggatttggggacagggatgtggggacagggatgtggggataGGAATTTGGGGACAGAGATTTGGGGACAgagatttggggacagggatctggggacagggatttggggacaggaatttggggatagggatgtggggacagggatgtggggataGGAATTTGGGGACAgagatttggggacagggatttggggacagagatttggggacagggatttggggacagggatttggggacaggaatttggggatagggatgtggggacagggatgtggggataggaatttggggacagggatttggggacagggatttggggacagggatttggggacagggatttggggacagagatttggggacagggatttggggacagggatttggggacaggaatttggggatagggatgtggggacagggatgtggggataGGAATTTGGGGACAgagatttggggacagggatttggggacagggatttggggacagggatttggggacagggatttggggacagagatttggggacagggatttggggacagggatttggggacagggatttggggacagggactgggagaggtggggacagggatttggggacagggatgtggggacagggatttggggacagggatctggggacagggatgtggggacagggatgtggggacagggatttgggaacggggatttggggacactgagcacagggatgtggATATGGGATATTTGGGACGCTGTGACAagggacagggatttggggacacgaGGACGGGGAGATTTTGGGGACAAACCCCCACTCCTGACCCAGCAGCTCGCGGAGAGGGGGGAGCAAATTTCCTGCAAAAATTCCTCAATTTTCCATCAATTCCTCCAAATCCCACCAGTTCCTCAATTTTCCCACCACATCCacaaaattcccaggaaaattaaaaataaaaaaaaagagggaaaaggagccTGGAATTGCCTCTGGTGACTGAATTTATTTAGCAAGGAAAAGCTCCCGGCGGCCTCCGGGTAGAGCTCAGAAAACTGGGAACAAATCCATCACATAATCCAGGGAAACGCCCTCAGCCGGGCACAACAGCTACAAAATAAAGTggattttgtttaatttaaaagctcCAAAGCAATATAATCTATGATACAATGTACACTGTACACGGAGGGGATGCACAcgtgggg encodes:
- the PNPO gene encoding pyridoxine-5'-phosphate oxidase isoform X2, coding for MELERLRKRYRGDSVRGVSPGVAGAAGAAPGVAAGGAAVPRHRRAQRHVPGHLRQDSNPFASLVFYWEPLCRQVRVEGSVRRLPEEESDRYFQSRPRGSQIGALVSRQSSVIPDREYLRKKNAELEELYRDRPVPRPDYWGAYLVEPEVVEFWQGQSNRLHDRIVFRRLRDPAAPLGAMTHRGHGDWVYERLSP
- the PNPO gene encoding pyridoxine-5'-phosphate oxidase isoform X1 produces the protein MELERLRKRYRGDSEAFEECHLVSLEPLAQLQAWLQEALQCPGIAEPNAMCLATCGRDGRPSARMVLLKGLGPDGLRFFSNYESRKGRELDSNPFASLVFYWEPLCRQVRVEGSVRRLPEEESDRYFQSRPRGSQIGALVSRQSSVIPDREYLRKKNAELEELYRDRPVPRPDYWGAYLVEPEVVEFWQGQSNRLHDRIVFRRLRDPAAPLGAMTHRGHGDWVYERLSP